A DNA window from Syngnathus typhle isolate RoL2023-S1 ecotype Sweden linkage group LG2, RoL_Styp_1.0, whole genome shotgun sequence contains the following coding sequences:
- the LOC133150027 gene encoding aryl hydrocarbon receptor-like gives MLASSVIYAAKKRKKPLQKIPKLPPPEGAKSNPSKRHRDRLNTQLEKLTSLLPFTEEVRACLDKLSVLRLGVGYLKVKSFLNATLRNSQNGSCMTSPDVHNALLSSTGTSQVSSLDGVSFSEGDLLLQALNGFVLVVTTEGYVFYASPTIQDFLGFHQSDVIHQSVFELIHTNDRALFRRQLHFAFNPHSSQRDGLAEGGDDQSSSEVSTNLRTYNPQVIPPENSSFLERNFCCRFRCLLDNSSGFVAINFCGRLKFLHGQNRVSELGERVAPQLALFAIAIPVEPPSILEIRTKTVMFQTKHKLDFTPMAIDSRGKVFLGYSEAELCIKGSGYNFIHAADMMYCADNHVRMIKTGESGFTVFRLLTKNATWLWVQANARLILKEGKPDFIVARQRVLTNEEGEEHVRLHRLQQSFSLTTGEALLYDRAPTVDMPDTCSPAKQRKLDEYSVRPNSLQSCIVNQGQTVYCQHKSASTLNTLNDDAFKDTHATIGVRGDFWQHPSPKAAVESMIKSEDAIQDMMETLQQILGDGNLAETVDVSADELKSWERTLLKVRNNSCDLADDLNDVIVDDVLLYVEEQLQKEAALKLPERLDTRVPTLNFQSQASACQGSVQNLSWAQDPLDQLLASSGQMSEEPPVGMVERTLIDLPQMNSSGLNLPVAEPIFDPRFGDSCAETQKLSSVQVSFMDNNQGVFWHKQSCQIYSNQMVQPNGHLSTEHRTQRQPGFSLQYGQRNSNHVNTQNVPNGSVIAADPAASSCMESRFVLPGQDPQNLRQSWQLEQPPRPQLISNRPTGISRLADFPPNPAVAYSSMTSFPVEQGIMGPPVTTSSVFRINPPFVPPNVRQIPQRLKHSSGHISGPSCFNQDGGNESLFNLDMAPLSHQMAPNSVNPGNLPMQLQPSFNLGNQLISHSVIANGGMAFPHCATGTSAPHRANGNIN, from the exons CTACCCTCAGGAATAGTCAGAATGGCTCCTGCATGACAAGTCCAGATGTCCACAATGCACTCTTGTCCTCCACCGGGACCTCCCAAGTGTCCTCCTTGGATGGAGTCAGCTTCTCGGAAGGAGACCTGCTCCTCCAG GCATTGAATGGCTTTGTGTTAGTGGTGACCACCGAAGGTTATGTCTTCTATGCGTCGCCCACCATACAGGACTTCCTGGGCTTCCACCAG TCCGATGTCATCCACCAGAGCGTCTTTGAGTTGATCCACACCAACGATCGAGCTCTTTTCAGACGCCAGCTTCACTTTGCTTTCAATCCGCATTCCAGCCAGCGGGACGGCCTCGCAGAGGGCGGAG ACGACCAAAGCAGCAGTGAAGTCAGCACCAACCTGAGAACCTACAACCCGCAAGTCATACCTCCAGAAAACTCTTCTTTCCTGGAGAGGAATTTCTGCTGCCGGTTCCGATGTTTGCTTGACAACTCATCTGGCTTTGTG GCAATCAACTTCTGCGGACGCCTGAAGTTTCTTCACGGTCAGAACCGGGTGTCGGAGCTTGGCGAGCGGGTTGCCCCACAGCTGGCTCTGTTTGCCATTGCCATACCCGTGGAGCCGCCGTCCATCTTGGAGATCCGCACCAAGACGGTCATGTTCCAGACCAAGCACAAGCTGGACTTTACACCGATGGCCATTGACAGCCG GGGGAAGGTGTTTCTGGGTTACAGCGAAGCAGAACTCTGCATTAAGGGTTCCGGTTATAACTTCATCCACGCTGCGGACATGATGTACTGCGCTGACAACCACGTCAGGA TGATCAAAACAGGAGAAAGTGGTTTTACCGTCTTCAGACTGCTGACTAAAAATGCAACGTGGCTCTGGGTCCAGGCCAACGCCAGGTTGATCTTAAAAGAAGGGAAGCCAGATTTCATTGTGGCCCGCCAGAGAGTTTTGAC AAATGAAGAAGGAGAGGAACACGTTCGTCTACATCGGCTGCAGCAGTCGTTTAGCCTCACCACCGGAGAGGCGCTGTTGTACGACAGGGCACCGACCGTCGACATGCCCGACACCTGCTCGCCCGCAAAGCAGAGGAAGCTCGATGAGTACTCGGTCAGACCCAACTCGCTTCAGAGCTGCATTGTGAACCAGGGTCAAACTGTCTACTGCCAGCACAAAAGCGCCAGCACGCTCAACACGCTTAACGACGACGCCTTTAAGGACACGCACGCCACAATCGGCGTTCGCGGAGATTTCTGGCAGCACCCGTCGCCCAAAGCTGCTGTCGAGAGCATGATCAAGTCTGAGGACGCCATCCAGGACATGATGGAGACTCTGCAGCAGATCCTGGGGGACGGCAACCTCGCAGAGACAGTGGATGTGAGCGCCGATGAGCTCAAGAGCTGGGAAAGAACTCTTCTGAAGGTAAGAAACAACAGCTGCGACCTGGCCGACGACTTGAACGACGTTATCGTGGACGACGTCCTGTtgtacgtggaggagcagcttcAAAAAGAGGCTGCGCTAAAGTTGCCTGAGCGGCTGGATACCCGCGTGCCAACTTTGAACTTCCAGAGCCAGGCTTCTGCTTGTCAAGGGTCGGTACAAAACTTGAGCTGGGCTCAAGACCCTCTGGACCAGTTATTAGCCAGCAGTGGGCAGATGTCTGAGGAACCACCTGTGGGGATGGTGGAACGGACCCTAATAGATCTTCCTCAGATGAATTCTTCTGGTTTAAACCTTCCAGTGGCAGAGCCCATCTTTGACCCCCGTTTTGGGGACTCCTGTGCCGAGACACAAAAACTGAGCAGTGTTCAGGTGAGTTTCATGGACaataaccaaggagttttctgGCATAAGCAatcatgtcagatttattcCAATCAAATGGTTCAACCAAACGGCCACCTGTCAACGGAGCACCGTACACAAAGACAGCCTGGATTTAGTTTACAGTATGGTCAGAGGAACTCAAACCACGTCAATACCCAAAATGTTCCCAATGGCTCGGTGATCGCGGCAGATCCGGCGGCGTCCAGTTGCATGGAGAGCCGCTTCGTGCTTCCCGGTCAAGACCCGCAGAACCTGAGACAGTCTTGGCAGCTCGAGCAGCCACCGCGGCCGCAGCTCATTTCAAACAGACCGACGGGCATCAGCCGATTGGCAGATTTTCCGCCTAATCCGGCCGTTGCGTACAGTTCAATGACTTCATTTCCCGTCGAGCAAGGCATCATGGGGCCGCCTGTCACGACATCAAGCGTATTCAGAATCAACCCCCCTTTTGTGCCTCCCAACGTAAGACAGATTCCGCAAAGATTGAAACACAGCAGCGGTCACATTTCCGGTCCCTCCTGCTTTAACCAGGACGGCGGCAACGAGTCTTTGTTCAACTTAGATATGGCGCCGCTTTCCCACCAAATGGCTCCAAATAGTGTGAACCCGGGCAACCTGCCGATGCAGCTCCAGCCAAGCTTCAACCTCGGCAACCAG CTCATCAGCCACTCGGTTATCGCAAATGGCGGCATGGCATTTCCTCATTGCGCAACGGGAACTTCTGCTCCTCACAGAGCAAACGGGAACATCAACTGA